A single genomic interval of Lathyrus oleraceus cultivar Zhongwan6 chromosome 7, CAAS_Psat_ZW6_1.0, whole genome shotgun sequence harbors:
- the LOC127104014 gene encoding uncharacterized protein LOC127104014 — MALRYNVLYGFLCRLVTTSARQSQDAWGSADWTEVEGSWILKPKSSKPNFVVHFVGGIFVGAAPQLTYRWFLERLAEKGVLVIATPYASGFDHFFIADEVQFKFDRCYRTLQETVKELPIFGVGHSLGSLVHLLIGSRYAVQRSGNVLMAFNNKVFIQQSTKYSAV; from the exons ATGGCTTTG AGATATAACGTGCTTTATGGATTTCTTTGCAGATTAGTTACTACTTCTGCTAGACAATCACAGGATGCATGGGGTTCAGCAGACTGGACTGAAGTCGAG GGATCATGGATTCTCAAACCCAAAAGCTCCAAACCCAATTTTGTTGTACATTTTGTGGGAGGTATATTTGTAGGAGCTGCACCTCAGCTTACCTACCGCTGGTTCCTTGAGCGCCTAGCAGAAAA GGGTGTATTGGTCATTGCAACTCCATATGCCAGTGGGTTTGATCACTTCTTCATTGCAGATGAAGTGCAGTTTAAATTTGACCGGTGCTACCGCACACTACAAGAAACA gtcaaagagctTCCTATTTTTGGTGTTGGCCATTCTCTGGGATCGCTTGTCCACCTCCTGATTG GGTCAAGATATGCAGTGCAAAGATCTGGAAATGTTCTCATGGCATTCAATAACAAGGTATTCATCCAGCAATCAACGAAATAtagcgctgtctaa
- the LOC127104015 gene encoding succinate dehydrogenase subunit 7B, mitochondrial has protein sequence MAFLLSKSTLASHFRSTSQKIEDPVSLSRRQFHVEPGTREKALLAEDSALKPFKSYKQSVKKLRKIGDVLTIVVVAGMLSSNPSFDKINAGLGMCSTDTSNTTPTLTR, from the exons ATGGCATTCTTGTTGAGCAAATCAACCCTAGCTTCTCATTTTCGATCCACATCTCAG AAAATCGAAGATCCCGTTTCCCTCTCGCGCCGTCAGTTCCATGTTGAACCCGGGACTCGTGAAAAAGCT CTCTTGGCAGAAGATTCAGCTCTCAAGCCATTCAAATCATATAAGCAGAGTGTAAAAAAGCTCCGGAAAATTGGGGATGTTTTAACTATTGTTGTTGTTGCAGGTATGCTATCTTCTAATCCTTCTTTTGATAAAATAAATGCGGGTTTAGGGATGTGTAGCACGGATACCTCGAACACAACCCCGACACTGACACGGTGA